One window of Thiomicrorhabdus lithotrophica genomic DNA carries:
- a CDS encoding Rab family GTPase: MIQKKICLIGAFSVGKTSLIRQYVDSIFSDKYLTTVGVKIDKKIIKFESEDVQLMIWDLAGEDDYTEIKLSYLRGASGFIYVADGTRAITLTKIIDIQEKIEEDFGQSPFILAINKNDLADEWEIDQSHLDHLYYKNWPIFKTSAKTGLAVDEAFTHLAQLILDKSC, translated from the coding sequence ATGATTCAAAAGAAAATTTGCCTAATTGGAGCTTTTTCAGTTGGAAAAACTAGCCTTATTCGACAATACGTAGATAGTATTTTTTCTGATAAATATCTAACTACTGTCGGCGTAAAAATTGATAAAAAGATTATCAAATTTGAATCTGAAGACGTACAACTCATGATTTGGGATTTAGCAGGTGAAGATGACTATACCGAAATCAAACTATCCTACCTTAGAGGTGCATCAGGGTTCATATACGTCGCCGATGGCACTCGAGCTATAACCTTAACCAAAATCATCGATATACAGGAAAAAATTGAAGAAGATTTTGGTCAATCCCCTTTTATTCTTGCTATCAACAAAAACGATTTAGCCGATGAATGGGAAATTGATCAGAGTCACCTAGACCATTTGTATTATAAAAACTGGCCCATTTTTAAAACCAGTGCCAAAACGGGTTTGGCCGTTGATGAAGCTTTTACTCATCTTGCACAACTTATACTGGATAAATCATGTTAA
- a CDS encoding 3-deoxy-D-manno-octulosonic acid transferase has translation MLIYQILIRLLSPLIWLVIIIEAIKGKDGWHFFFQKTGLKLPNLHTTQSRPIWIHCASVGEVKAAEPLVRALLANHTILITTNTATSKPLIHELYGSEVEHCYLPFDWPYALRRFVRKYNPKKLWIMETEIWPNLFRVANKADIEICILNGRLTAKTFKTPSWLQAAYRNSLRRVDKIIARSNTDAENFKKLGATDNQLTVLGNIKYAAQPETKPQVRPINREFILAASTHQDEELQITQAWLELKRPELLVIVPRHPKRSTNIQKQLGFLGDLLQTATKGQIPSGDTLVFLDDRIGKLMPLYAHAKLVIMGGSFVPKGGHNILEPAAFKKAIISGPDSRDFADEMQLLKAQNGIIQLEKYSELQNTIQELLENSKKTETLGKNALNALQKQRNTLKDYLSVLQIS, from the coding sequence ATGCTAATTTACCAAATTCTCATTCGTCTATTAAGCCCGCTTATATGGCTAGTCATTATCATTGAAGCCATTAAAGGTAAAGATGGTTGGCATTTTTTCTTTCAAAAAACTGGCCTTAAACTTCCTAATTTACACACAACCCAGAGCCGCCCTATTTGGATTCATTGTGCCTCAGTTGGTGAAGTCAAAGCGGCCGAACCTTTAGTACGTGCTCTGTTGGCAAATCACACGATTCTCATTACGACCAATACCGCCACCAGTAAACCACTTATTCATGAGCTATATGGCTCCGAGGTAGAACACTGTTATTTACCATTCGACTGGCCCTATGCTTTACGTCGCTTTGTCAGGAAATATAACCCCAAAAAACTCTGGATAATGGAAACTGAAATCTGGCCAAATCTATTTCGAGTTGCAAATAAAGCCGATATTGAAATTTGTATATTGAATGGGCGCCTAACAGCCAAAACATTTAAAACACCCAGTTGGTTGCAAGCCGCTTACCGTAATAGTTTGCGCCGTGTTGATAAAATTATTGCGCGTTCAAACACCGATGCAGAAAACTTCAAAAAGCTTGGCGCAACGGATAATCAACTGACCGTTTTAGGCAACATTAAATACGCCGCTCAACCAGAAACAAAACCACAAGTTAGACCTATTAATAGAGAGTTTATCTTAGCGGCTTCCACACACCAAGATGAAGAGTTACAAATCACCCAGGCTTGGTTAGAATTAAAACGTCCTGAACTTTTGGTTATCGTGCCACGCCACCCTAAACGCAGTACAAACATTCAAAAGCAACTTGGCTTTTTAGGTGATTTATTACAAACAGCCACAAAAGGTCAAATCCCAAGTGGTGATACTTTGGTATTTCTTGACGACCGCATTGGAAAACTTATGCCTCTTTATGCTCACGCCAAGCTTGTCATAATGGGCGGTAGTTTTGTACCAAAAGGTGGCCACAACATCCTAGAACCCGCGGCTTTCAAAAAAGCCATTATAAGCGGACCAGATAGTCGAGATTTTGCAGACGAAATGCAGTTACTGAAAGCCCAGAACGGAATCATTCAGCTTGAAAAATATTCTGAGCTACAAAACACCATACAAGAACTACTCGAGAACTCTAAGAAAACTGAAACCTTAGGTAAAAATGCGTTAAATGCATTACAAAAACAAAGAAACACCTTAAAAGATTACCTTTCTGTACTTCAAATCTCATAA
- the kdsB gene encoding 3-deoxy-manno-octulosonate cytidylyltransferase, whose product MNTYVFIPARYGSSRLPGKPLKLIDGKPMIQHVYERISKAQGLAGVYIATDDERIKEVVEAFGGKVVMTPIEAASGTDRIAAAAKAVGLNDDDLIVNVQGDQPLVHPESIEDVIAPFLAEDYDKSFEMSTLSFKIINEAEITNPKDVKLVTDVNGFALYFSRATIPHGRDYWDHDSFKHLGVYAYTKRFVDLFNSLPMGTLEDIEKLEQLRALEYGHKIKVVQSQYDSPEVDLPGDIAIMEALLQAGH is encoded by the coding sequence ATGAATACTTATGTCTTTATTCCTGCACGTTATGGTTCTTCTCGTTTACCTGGTAAGCCTTTAAAGCTGATTGATGGTAAACCTATGATTCAACATGTGTATGAACGTATCTCTAAAGCCCAAGGGTTAGCAGGTGTTTATATTGCAACGGATGATGAGCGTATTAAAGAGGTGGTTGAAGCGTTTGGTGGCAAAGTGGTCATGACACCTATTGAAGCCGCATCGGGTACAGACCGTATTGCTGCAGCCGCTAAAGCAGTGGGGTTGAATGACGATGATTTAATCGTGAATGTTCAAGGTGATCAACCGTTGGTTCACCCAGAATCCATTGAAGATGTTATTGCGCCGTTCTTAGCTGAAGACTACGATAAAAGCTTTGAAATGAGCACATTGTCTTTCAAAATCATTAATGAAGCTGAAATCACCAACCCTAAAGATGTGAAATTAGTTACCGATGTAAATGGTTTTGCATTGTATTTTTCTCGTGCTACGATCCCACATGGCCGTGATTACTGGGACCATGACAGCTTTAAACATTTAGGTGTCTACGCTTATACGAAACGTTTTGTCGATTTATTCAATTCACTGCCAATGGGAACTTTGGAAGATATTGAAAAGCTAGAACAGCTTAGAGCGTTAGAGTACGGTCATAAAATCAAAGTGGTTCAGAGCCAATATGACTCTCCTGAAGTTGACTTGCCAGGTGATATCGCAATCATGGAAGCGTTATTACAGGCTGGACATTAA
- a CDS encoding HD-GYP domain-containing protein has translation MLNVSEALLYEISAVLLEFHPNKILERVTPETEWFEYLFDASKVLDQYHIDTQLPFLSNFLIDASEFWDSNKEGSINSGPWIEVYQEQELALEALALNFSGKHFLLIKDLGESYLELRKTLQVARDNLLMSEKLEKELIKRNEMLRYREEEIALRLLAAADYRDEETGAHIKRIGLYSKAIAKALDLNQEILENIQIAASMHDIGKIAIPDHILLKPGPFEPEELEYMRKHAELGAKMLKGSDIPLLNMAYSIAMNHHEKWDGTGYPNGLSGSEIPIEARIVAIVDVYDAMLSERPYKKAFAEEYVLEHMQKNSGTHFDPSVFNTFIKILPEIQTIRKSVI, from the coding sequence ATGTTAAACGTCTCAGAAGCTCTTTTATATGAAATCAGTGCCGTATTATTAGAGTTTCATCCTAATAAAATATTAGAAAGAGTCACCCCGGAGACAGAATGGTTTGAATACTTGTTTGATGCATCGAAGGTATTAGATCAATACCATATAGATACTCAACTACCTTTTTTAAGTAATTTCTTAATCGATGCTTCTGAGTTTTGGGACTCTAATAAAGAAGGAAGTATTAATTCTGGCCCTTGGATTGAGGTTTATCAAGAACAAGAACTTGCATTAGAAGCATTAGCGTTAAATTTTTCAGGAAAACATTTTTTACTGATAAAAGACCTCGGAGAAAGTTATTTAGAACTTAGAAAAACCTTACAAGTTGCTCGCGATAATTTACTCATGTCAGAAAAGCTTGAAAAAGAACTAATTAAACGTAATGAAATGCTCCGTTATCGAGAGGAAGAGATTGCATTACGTTTACTAGCCGCAGCCGATTATCGTGATGAAGAAACAGGGGCACATATTAAACGTATTGGCTTATATTCTAAAGCGATTGCTAAAGCTCTAGACCTAAACCAAGAAATTTTAGAAAACATACAGATCGCCGCTTCAATGCACGATATCGGGAAAATTGCTATACCAGACCATATATTATTAAAACCAGGACCGTTTGAACCTGAAGAGTTAGAGTATATGCGAAAACATGCTGAATTAGGCGCTAAAATGCTCAAGGGTTCAGATATACCTTTATTAAATATGGCTTACTCTATTGCAATGAACCATCATGAAAAATGGGATGGCACAGGTTACCCAAATGGATTGTCAGGCAGTGAGATTCCTATCGAAGCACGAATTGTTGCTATCGTAGATGTTTATGATGCGATGTTAAGTGAACGCCCTTATAAAAAAGCATTTGCTGAAGAATATGTTTTAGAACATATGCAAAAAAACAGTGGAACACATTTTGACCCTTCCGTTTTTAATACATTTATAAAAATCCTGCCCGAAATTCAAACAATTAGGAAAAGTGTTATATAG
- a CDS encoding RelA/SpoT family protein: MPTPSSINGLLEKASAYLTPEQVELVHSAFEFGALAHQGQTRKSGGDYIWHPVAVAEILAEIQLDKESLIAAILHDVVEDTPYTKNDIAERFGESVAEIVDGVTKLGKLEFDNPQEAQAENFRKMILAMSRDIRVILIKLADRLHNMRTLGVMRPDKQRRIARETLEIFAPIAGRLGINAVRIELEDLGFKAMHPTRFAVLENAVKKARGNRKEVIEQISETFHNRLTQEKIPCQVIGREKHLYSLYKKMKNKRQSFNDILDIFAFRIIVNSADDCYRTLGTVHSIYKPLPGRFKDYIAIPKANGYQSLHTALFGPYGVHLEVQIRSETMHEVSEHGIAAHWQYKQENTEADGPPSHVDLRAQEWVKNLLEIQQSAGNSLDFLENVKIDLFPDVIYVFTPKGDIITLPSGSTPVDFAYAVHTNIGHSTLGCRIDKKLVPLRTPLESGKTIHILKGNEATPNPSWLNFVKTAKARSQIRHYMKHQQSGEAIALGQRMLTKSLRNFNMAYEGLTDEIRNDLINELKLKDWEQLLEELGSGNRMAPLVAKQIHDIVLGSDDEIGPKNLNDDAALPISGTEGMVVHFANCCHPIPGDEIIGFVSTEKGLVIHRETCHNIKNIRNQPEKCLDVQWDQEASATFLTEVQIEAKNQRGTLATIANEIAKTNTDIERVRSEDKDESYSLMQFVINVRDRDQLAMVLKRLKHLSIVEKVQRL; this comes from the coding sequence ATGCCGACACCAAGTTCAATAAACGGTTTACTAGAAAAAGCCTCTGCTTATTTAACACCTGAACAAGTAGAGCTCGTTCATTCCGCTTTTGAATTTGGTGCTCTCGCACATCAAGGTCAAACTCGTAAATCGGGTGGCGACTATATCTGGCACCCTGTTGCCGTGGCTGAGATCTTAGCCGAAATACAACTCGACAAAGAAAGTTTAATAGCGGCTATTTTGCACGATGTTGTTGAAGATACCCCCTACACCAAAAATGATATTGCCGAACGCTTTGGTGAAAGTGTTGCTGAAATCGTTGATGGTGTTACCAAACTTGGTAAACTCGAGTTTGATAACCCACAAGAAGCTCAAGCTGAAAATTTCCGTAAGATGATTTTAGCGATGTCTCGTGATATTCGAGTCATTCTAATCAAACTGGCAGATAGACTTCACAATATGCGTACTTTGGGGGTTATGCGTCCAGATAAACAACGTCGTATAGCACGTGAAACGCTCGAAATTTTTGCGCCAATCGCAGGTCGTCTTGGTATCAACGCGGTACGTATTGAACTTGAAGACCTAGGGTTTAAAGCAATGCACCCTACACGTTTTGCAGTACTCGAAAACGCCGTAAAAAAAGCGCGTGGGAATCGTAAAGAGGTCATTGAACAGATTAGCGAGACTTTTCATAACCGTTTAACCCAAGAGAAAATTCCTTGCCAGGTTATTGGTCGTGAAAAGCATCTGTATAGTCTGTATAAAAAGATGAAAAATAAGCGTCAAAGCTTTAACGACATCTTAGATATTTTTGCTTTCCGCATTATTGTAAATTCGGCCGATGACTGTTATCGCACATTAGGAACGGTTCACTCAATATATAAGCCTTTACCAGGCCGTTTTAAAGATTACATTGCGATTCCTAAAGCCAATGGCTATCAATCACTGCATACTGCTTTATTTGGGCCTTATGGCGTTCATTTAGAAGTACAAATTCGCTCAGAAACGATGCATGAAGTATCTGAGCATGGTATTGCCGCACATTGGCAATACAAGCAGGAAAATACCGAAGCCGATGGCCCCCCTTCCCATGTTGATTTACGCGCTCAAGAATGGGTGAAAAACCTGTTAGAGATACAGCAAAGCGCAGGAAACTCATTAGACTTTTTAGAAAACGTTAAAATCGATTTGTTCCCAGATGTTATCTACGTTTTCACGCCAAAAGGCGACATTATCACGCTTCCTTCGGGATCAACGCCTGTCGATTTTGCTTATGCAGTGCATACCAATATCGGTCACAGTACTTTAGGCTGTCGCATAGATAAAAAACTGGTCCCATTACGTACTCCTTTAGAGAGCGGAAAGACAATCCACATACTTAAAGGCAATGAAGCCACACCGAACCCTTCTTGGTTAAACTTTGTTAAAACAGCAAAAGCACGCTCGCAAATTCGCCACTACATGAAGCACCAACAGTCAGGCGAAGCCATTGCTTTGGGTCAGCGCATGCTTACCAAGTCGTTACGTAACTTCAATATGGCTTATGAAGGACTAACCGATGAAATTCGCAATGACCTAATTAATGAACTCAAGCTCAAAGACTGGGAACAGCTACTAGAAGAGCTCGGTTCAGGAAATAGAATGGCGCCTTTGGTCGCTAAACAGATTCATGACATTGTCTTAGGCTCTGATGACGAAATTGGGCCTAAAAACCTTAATGATGATGCTGCACTGCCTATCTCAGGAACTGAAGGTATGGTGGTACATTTTGCAAACTGCTGCCACCCTATTCCTGGTGACGAAATTATTGGTTTTGTCAGTACAGAAAAAGGCCTAGTAATTCACCGTGAGACTTGCCATAACATAAAGAACATTCGTAATCAGCCTGAGAAATGTTTAGATGTTCAGTGGGATCAAGAAGCCTCTGCTACTTTCTTGACTGAAGTGCAAATTGAAGCAAAAAACCAACGCGGTACTCTAGCCACCATTGCCAATGAGATTGCTAAAACCAATACCGATATTGAACGTGTGCGTTCTGAAGATAAAGACGAAAGCTACAGCCTAATGCAATTTGTGATTAACGTAAGAGACCGTGATCAATTAGCCATGGTATTGAAACGCTTAAAACATCTATCTATCGTAGAAAAAGTTCAACGACTTTAG
- a CDS encoding RidA family protein, protein MREIIATENAPQAIGTYSQAVRIGNTVYLSGQIALIPETMELKQGDISERIHQVFKNLSAVCEAAGGSLQDIAKLNIFLTDMSHFATVNEIMAQYFQQPYPARAAVAVKQLPKDTDVEMDGVMALSSY, encoded by the coding sequence ATGCGCGAAATCATTGCTACTGAAAACGCCCCCCAAGCCATTGGTACATACTCACAAGCTGTTCGTATCGGTAACACCGTTTACCTTTCTGGGCAAATAGCCCTTATTCCAGAAACAATGGAACTAAAGCAAGGTGATATTTCTGAACGAATTCACCAAGTATTTAAGAATTTAAGTGCTGTCTGTGAGGCTGCTGGAGGTTCTTTACAAGATATTGCTAAACTGAATATATTTTTAACCGATATGAGCCACTTTGCAACGGTAAACGAAATTATGGCACAGTACTTTCAACAACCTTACCCAGCGCGTGCTGCGGTGGCTGTAAAACAGTTACCTAAAGATACGGATGTTGAAATGGATGGCGTTATGGCGTTATCTTCGTATTAA
- a CDS encoding HDOD domain-containing protein, with protein sequence MKHELAVAASILNRVKLPKISNEVTELQNESFKPDPDVNVITRCINRNPKLFTKFLAVASFVSKKEIGTARQAVDILGTKGVFSIFFSSAIEFSFMSKGDSEIIVNHAIKIATAMAELSSKLKNVKVSDAYLYGLLYNVGYIVLSQFAPERYKPCYLASLMTPSECNKKELEAFKTTSAHIGVYVARKWHVKNSVYSGILFQQTDIKKCPEGKNQAYELINLLNIARMVVSETEDARYVTDEVRNSAMQSMQNLGIDNKHFIRAQQMVKELGKELRSIPEEVVGNEEIILAMN encoded by the coding sequence ATGAAACATGAACTTGCCGTTGCAGCCTCAATTTTAAATCGGGTTAAATTACCTAAGATTTCCAATGAAGTTACTGAGCTTCAAAATGAATCGTTCAAACCTGACCCCGATGTCAACGTTATTACCCGATGCATAAACCGTAACCCAAAACTATTTACTAAATTTTTGGCTGTGGCCAGTTTTGTTTCCAAAAAAGAAATTGGTACCGCTAGACAAGCGGTTGATATTTTAGGGACCAAAGGGGTCTTTAGCATTTTCTTCTCTAGCGCAATTGAATTTAGCTTTATGTCAAAAGGTGATTCTGAAATCATCGTAAATCATGCTATTAAAATTGCGACTGCGATGGCTGAATTATCAAGTAAATTAAAGAATGTAAAGGTCAGTGATGCTTATCTTTATGGACTGTTATATAACGTGGGTTATATCGTACTGAGTCAATTTGCACCCGAGAGATACAAACCTTGTTATTTAGCAAGCTTGATGACGCCTTCTGAATGTAATAAAAAAGAGCTTGAAGCCTTTAAAACAACCAGTGCACATATCGGGGTTTATGTTGCCAGGAAATGGCATGTAAAAAACTCAGTATATAGCGGAATACTGTTCCAGCAAACAGACATTAAAAAATGCCCCGAAGGTAAAAATCAAGCCTACGAATTAATTAATCTTCTTAATATCGCGCGTATGGTCGTATCTGAAACGGAAGATGCTCGTTATGTGACTGATGAAGTTCGAAACTCTGCTATGCAGTCTATGCAAAACTTGGGTATTGACAATAAACACTTCATTCGTGCCCAGCAGATGGTTAAAGAGCTTGGTAAAGAGTTACGTTCAATTCCTGAAGAGGTCGTAGGCAATGAAGAGATTATTTTAGCTATGAATTAA
- a CDS encoding iron-containing alcohol dehydrogenase family protein, with protein MKFRNFKTVPKMIFGRGSFDQLDDVLADERSSMDDFVVFLVDQVHKDKPLGQRIPATDKDMIIWLDVTDEPKTIYVDALTEEVQEYAAANNNGKNPVSVVGLGGGSALDLGKAVALMLTNEGGSASYQGWDLIKNPAVHHIGIPTISGTGAEASRTTVLTGPDKKLGMNSDYTVYDQIIMDPDLLQGVPRDQWFYTGMDCYIHNIEALNGTYINEFARAFGEKSLDLCNEVFLQDHPDSDEKLMMASYMGGQSIAYSQVGACHALSYGLSYVMGYHHGIGNCIAFDVLDDFYPEGVKVFREMMKKHNITLPKGITKDLSEEDMDKMIRTASGLAPLWENVYGADWQEKVTPELLRDLYSKM; from the coding sequence ATGAAATTTCGTAATTTTAAAACTGTCCCTAAGATGATTTTCGGTCGTGGTTCATTTGACCAACTAGATGATGTTTTGGCTGATGAACGCTCTTCTATGGATGACTTTGTTGTCTTTTTAGTTGACCAAGTGCATAAAGATAAACCTTTAGGCCAGAGAATTCCTGCCACAGATAAAGACATGATTATTTGGCTAGATGTGACGGATGAGCCAAAAACCATTTATGTTGATGCGCTAACGGAAGAAGTTCAAGAATATGCCGCCGCAAACAACAATGGCAAAAATCCAGTAAGTGTTGTGGGTCTAGGCGGCGGGTCTGCTTTAGATTTAGGTAAAGCCGTTGCTCTAATGCTAACCAATGAAGGAGGCTCAGCCTCTTACCAAGGTTGGGATTTAATCAAGAATCCTGCCGTGCATCATATTGGTATCCCAACTATTTCTGGAACTGGAGCCGAGGCTTCTCGTACAACCGTTTTAACCGGGCCTGATAAAAAGCTTGGTATGAACTCCGATTACACGGTTTACGACCAAATCATTATGGATCCTGACCTACTACAAGGTGTTCCAAGAGACCAGTGGTTCTACACAGGAATGGATTGCTACATCCACAATATTGAAGCGCTTAACGGAACTTACATTAATGAATTTGCGCGTGCTTTTGGTGAAAAGTCTTTAGATTTGTGCAATGAAGTATTCCTACAAGACCACCCTGATTCAGATGAAAAACTGATGATGGCATCTTATATGGGCGGTCAGAGTATTGCCTATAGCCAAGTAGGCGCATGCCATGCACTTTCTTACGGTTTATCTTACGTAATGGGTTATCACCACGGTATTGGTAACTGTATTGCCTTTGACGTATTGGATGACTTCTATCCTGAAGGCGTTAAAGTCTTCCGTGAAATGATGAAAAAGCACAATATCACTCTACCAAAAGGCATCACTAAAGATCTTTCAGAAGAGGATATGGATAAGATGATTCGTACGGCTTCTGGTTTAGCGCCACTTTGGGAAAATGTTTACGGTGCAGACTGGCAAGAGAAAGTGACGCCGGAGCTTCTACGCGACCTATACTCAAAAATGTAA
- the rpoZ gene encoding DNA-directed RNA polymerase subunit omega, with the protein MARVTVEDCLTQVENRFELVILSSKRARQLANGAEATLPWDKDKPTVMALRELAENTIDGEVVMADPDTPPFFS; encoded by the coding sequence ATGGCACGTGTCACAGTAGAAGATTGTTTAACTCAAGTAGAAAACCGTTTTGAGCTTGTTATTTTGAGTTCAAAGCGCGCTCGTCAATTAGCAAATGGTGCAGAAGCGACTCTACCATGGGATAAAGATAAACCAACCGTTATGGCTTTACGCGAACTAGCAGAAAACACCATTGATGGTGAAGTGGTTATGGCGGATCCTGATACGCCTCCTTTCTTTAGCTAA
- the recG gene encoding ATP-dependent DNA helicase RecG — MLSEHSLDNLKGVGPKQLEKLHKLGLFVVQDLLFHLPLRYQDKTKLTALENACLGSEVLMEGEIFSQALTRGRRNSLLVKIQSPQGAFLTLRFFHFHYRQAQQFTRGKTLRVFGEVRSGPNGLEMVHPSYEFVNTETPPELENTLTPIYPTTEGLGQVSLLKLVQQAMSLLKQYPLVELLPNNLLDSLQLPDLNSALFTLHQPQPDDDLLEIKQFSHPAQQRLIVEELITQQAALQLLRQTEQKRLAPALPASQMANALLKSLPFALTDAQQRVLQEIQQDLLKPYPMQRLVQGDVGSGKTVIAALAAIQAAEAGYQVAIMAPTEILAEQHLNAFLEWLEPLGVTVAWLNGRMKAAEKRFQLAQIESGEAKIVIGTHALFQDSVTFNRLGLVVIDEQHRFGVHQRLALHEKGQNQDHHPHQLVMTATPIPRTLAMTAYGDLDLSIIDELPPGRKPIDTAVLSNEKRSSVMEHLYVKCKQGVQAYWVCPLIEESELLHAQAAEVTATQFTDHWPDLRVGLIHGRLKGEQKALVMNAFKDHELDLLVATTVIEVGVNVPNSSLMIIENAERLGLAQLHQLRGRVGRGDLQSHCVLLYQPPLSETGKARLNIMRDTTDGFRIAEEDLKIRGPGEILGTKQTGGLQFRIADLKRDSHWIPIAQHWAKTLVENDTQIVTDLQERWVGHKVDYQHA; from the coding sequence ATGCTCTCTGAACACTCTCTAGATAATCTGAAAGGGGTTGGCCCTAAGCAATTAGAGAAGCTCCACAAACTGGGGCTTTTTGTTGTGCAAGATTTATTGTTTCACTTGCCCCTACGTTACCAAGATAAAACTAAACTTACCGCCCTTGAAAATGCGTGTTTGGGTAGCGAAGTGTTGATGGAGGGTGAGATTTTCTCTCAAGCATTAACCCGTGGCAGACGAAATAGCCTGCTAGTTAAAATTCAGTCACCACAGGGGGCTTTTTTAACCTTACGTTTTTTTCATTTTCATTATCGTCAAGCTCAGCAATTTACTCGAGGCAAAACACTACGTGTATTTGGTGAAGTTCGCTCTGGCCCAAATGGCTTGGAGATGGTTCATCCTAGCTATGAATTTGTGAACACAGAAACGCCCCCAGAATTAGAGAATACTCTAACACCCATTTACCCAACTACCGAAGGTTTAGGTCAAGTCTCCTTACTTAAGTTGGTTCAACAAGCAATGAGCTTATTAAAGCAATATCCATTAGTTGAATTACTACCTAACAATCTCTTAGATTCATTGCAGCTTCCTGACTTAAACTCAGCACTTTTTACCCTTCATCAACCTCAACCCGATGATGATTTGCTAGAAATTAAACAGTTTAGTCATCCTGCTCAACAACGCTTAATTGTAGAAGAACTCATTACCCAACAAGCTGCCCTTCAACTGTTACGCCAAACCGAGCAAAAGCGTTTAGCTCCTGCTCTTCCTGCTAGCCAAATGGCCAATGCTTTATTAAAAAGCCTACCGTTTGCTCTAACCGATGCACAGCAACGAGTATTGCAAGAGATTCAACAAGACTTACTAAAGCCATACCCTATGCAACGTTTAGTACAAGGAGATGTAGGTTCAGGTAAAACCGTTATTGCCGCTCTAGCAGCCATACAAGCCGCAGAAGCAGGTTATCAAGTTGCTATCATGGCTCCCACTGAAATATTGGCTGAACAACACCTTAATGCGTTTTTAGAATGGTTAGAACCTTTAGGTGTGACCGTGGCCTGGTTAAATGGTCGTATGAAAGCCGCCGAAAAACGTTTTCAACTGGCACAGATTGAATCAGGTGAAGCCAAAATTGTGATTGGTACTCACGCTTTATTTCAAGATAGCGTCACTTTCAATCGACTCGGCCTGGTGGTCATTGATGAACAGCACCGCTTTGGCGTTCATCAACGTTTGGCCCTACATGAAAAGGGCCAAAACCAAGACCATCACCCCCATCAATTAGTTATGACCGCTACCCCTATTCCTCGAACCTTAGCCATGACCGCTTATGGCGATTTGGATTTATCCATAATCGATGAACTACCTCCAGGACGCAAACCCATTGATACCGCAGTATTAAGCAATGAAAAACGCTCATCGGTGATGGAACACCTCTATGTAAAATGCAAACAAGGCGTACAAGCCTACTGGGTTTGCCCACTCATTGAAGAATCAGAGCTACTACACGCGCAAGCAGCAGAAGTGACAGCAACGCAATTTACCGATCATTGGCCAGACTTAAGAGTCGGTTTAATTCATGGGAGATTGAAGGGTGAGCAAAAAGCGCTGGTGATGAATGCCTTTAAAGACCATGAGCTTGATTTATTGGTTGCAACTACCGTTATTGAGGTTGGAGTCAACGTACCAAATTCAAGTCTAATGATTATTGAAAATGCTGAACGTTTAGGACTGGCTCAGCTCCATCAGTTACGTGGCCGTGTTGGGCGTGGTGATTTGCAAAGTCATTGTGTACTGCTCTACCAACCACCGCTATCCGAAACCGGTAAAGCGCGTTTAAACATTATGCGCGATACAACGGATGGTTTTAGAATAGCAGAAGAAGACTTGAAAATAAGGGGGCCTGGTGAAATTCTTGGAACCAAGCAGACAGGTGGTTTACAATTTAGAATTGCAGACTTAAAGCGTGATAGCCATTGGATTCCAATAGCACAACACTGGGCTAAAACACTGGTCGAAAATGACACTCAAATCGTTACCGACTTGCAAGAACGCTGGGTTGGTCACAAGGTAGACTATCAACATGCTTAA